In Mercurialis annua linkage group LG6, ddMerAnnu1.2, whole genome shotgun sequence, the following are encoded in one genomic region:
- the LOC126687493 gene encoding putative F-box/FBD/LRR-repeat protein At3g49030, which yields MGRMNALPKKYTGRMKSCLSEFPDEILQEIISHLSITEAAATSVLAARWRHLWKTVDYPIFDIALPHLISKHATSFEQQRIFSLASAILDQHHGSTIHELRIGFPNSCFGISVDMVPFFCCWINTAFQRRVRKLVIDLPVTIRNPINSNLLPSNFTSLVSLKLRGFIYVLSHTLIDYFLSNCPFLQELYVHRLIGLENLIICAPNLKHFTFSHSYVDYLEISAPKLVSFEFRHDSKPLICFKMVPSLKHVSLEGCTSYANLQSKNIKDTLSQLDSLALTLCYSLNITRSRPITNFPMLKNLKQLKLSKFYYTDFGYMLIPLLQVSPGLLKLSLINFRKSFDRRKSALNCFAMCSHRHQCLEVVEIVGFQGLNEEIEFACYLTCFAAASIKKIIVHADSSKGLLQFRRRLPSAVALVLSS from the coding sequence ATGGGAAGAATGAATGCCTTACCAAAAAAATATACGGGAAGAATGAAGAGTTGCCTGAGCGAATTTCCGGACGAAATCCTCCAGGAGATTATTTCACATTTGTCGATAACTGAAGCAGCCGCAACAAGTGTACTCGCGGCTAGATGGAGACATCTATGGAAAACCGTTGATTATCCAATTTTCGACATTGCTCTTCCACATTTAATCTCCAAACACGCTACATCATTCGAACAACAAAGAATTTTCAGTTTAGCATCGGCAATCTTGGATCAGCATCACGGCTCAACTATACATGAACTCAGAATTGGATTTCCTAACTCCTGCTTCGGGATCTCAGTTGATATGGTCCCATTCTTTTGTTGTTGGATTAACACAGCTTTTCAAAGAAGAGTTCGAAAACTTGTTATAGACTTGCCAGTAACTATTCGTAATCCTATTAATTCAAATTTGCTTCCTTCTAACTTCACCTCTCTCGTCTCTCTTAAACTCAGAGGTTTCATATATGTTTTATCTCACACATTGATTGACTACTTTTTGTCTAATTGTCCTTTTTTACAAGAATTGTACGTGCATCGACTTATTGGTTTGGAGAACCTGATAATTTGTGCTCCGAACCTAAAACACTTTACTTTTAGCCATTCATACGTCGATTATCTAGAAATTTCAGCACCGAAGCTCGTATCCTTCGAGTTTAGACACGATTCTAAGCCACTCATCTGCTTCAAAATGGTTCCGTCTCTTAAGCATGTGTCTTTGGAGGGATGCACGTCTTATGCGAATCttcaaagtaaaaatataaaggaTACACTGTCTCAGCTTGACTCGCTTGCATTGACACTATgttattctttaaatataaCTCGTAGCCGTCCTATCACAAATTTTCCTATGCTAAAAAATCTCAAGCAGTTGAAGCTCTCAAAATTTTACTATACTGATTTCGGCTACATGCTTATTCCATTGCTGCAAGTTTCGCCGGGATTGCTTAAATTATCGCTCATCAATTTCCGAAAATCATTTGATCGGAGGAAATCAGCGCTGAATTGCTTTGCTATGTGTTCACATCGTCATCAATGTCTTGAGGTGGTGGAAATAGTCGGATTTCAAGGTTTAAACGAGGAGATAGAATTCGCCTGCTACTTAACTTGCTTTGCTGCGGCTTCAATCAAAAAGATAATAGTACATGCTGACAGCTCAAAGGGGTTGCTTCAGTTCAGGCGTAGGCTACCTTCAGCGGTGGCTTTGGTGTTATCGTCATAA